GGCGATGAGGTCGAAGTCGACGCCATCGCCGGCACCGTGGCCCGCGCCGCCGATCCGGAGCGCGACGCGGAGCTGGCCGAGGCGTTGCGCGCCTCGAGCAAGGATCGCCACGAACACGGCCTGGTCATCGCCGCGGTGCGCGAGGCCCTGAGCCATTGCGCCGAACAGATCCGGGTCCCGACCAGCCCGACCATCATGCAGCTGCGCAACGCCCAGCATCTCTGGAGCCGGGTGCGCGCCAAGCTGCACCCGGACGTCGACGTCTTTCGCCTTGCCGAACTACTGCACCCGACGCCGGCGACGAACGGCGAGCCGAGGGCAGCCGCCAGCGCCTGGCTGCGCCACGCCGAACCGCTCGAACGCGGCTGGTATACGGGTGCCGCCGGCATCGTCACCCCGGAACTGACCGGCGAGCTCTGGGTGTTGCTGCGCTGCGCCCGACTCCAGGAGAAGACGGCCGATCTCTACGCCGGGGCCGGGATCGTCGCGGGCTCGGATCCGCTCTGTGAATGGCAGGAGACCGAGGACAAGCTCGCAGCCATGCTGACGGCCCTGCAATTCGCGTGAGCACCGACACGCCGACTGACCAGGCCTGCATCAATCTGCGCTGGTCCCTGACCCTGCTCGACGGCCTGATCCGCGGCGGGATGCGTGACCTGGTCCTCTCGCCCGGCTCGCGCTCGACCCCCATGGTGCTGGCCGCGACCCGCGAACCGGACCTGAACCTCACCGTGGTCGTCGACGAGCGCAGCGCCGGCTTCTTCGCATTGGGGCTGGCGCGTGCCACACGTCGGCCCGTCGGACTCCTCTGCACCTCGGGCAGCGCCCCGGCCCACTGGCTGCCAGCCGTCATCGAGGCCTCGGAGTGGGGTGTGCCGCTCATCCTGCTCTCGGCCGACCGACCACCGGAGCTCCACGGCTGGGGCGCCAATCAGACGATCGAGCAGGCCGACCTGTTCGCTGGCTTCGTGCGCGAGCGCCACGATCCGGGCCCGGCCGTCGCCGTCCCCGCGGCGCTCAAGGCGCTGCGCGCCCTCGGCGCCCGCGTCGCCGCGGTCGCCAAGGGTCGCCGACCTGGGCCAGTCCACATCAACCTGCCACTGCGCGAGCCGCTGGTCCCCGGCCCCGACTGCACGGCGACCCCGGCCACCGGCGAGGCACCACTGCCCCCGCTACCGAAAATGGACGCGGGAGACCCACCGATCCCCCAGGACCTACCCGGGCTGCTCACCGGGCGCGGCCTCATCTGCTGCGGCCCAGGTGAGCATGGCCAGCCGATCGCCGAGGCGTTGCACCGCTGCACCGCCGCGCTGGCCCTGCCGGTCCTCGTCGACCCCCTCTCGGGGCTGCGCTTCGGCCCCGGACCCGAGCCGCGCATCGCGCGCTACGACAGCTTGCTACGCAACCCCGCGACGGCTGCCGGCCTGCGCCCCGACTGGGTCATCCGCCTCGGGCGGGCGCCGGTCTCGAAGACCCTGAACGAATGGCTGACCGGCGTCCCGAGCATCCTCATCGATCCGGCCGAGCGCTGGTGCGACCCGACCCACGACGCCCGACTCCAGATCGGTGCCCGACCGGAGCGCTTCCTCGCCTGGCTCGCCGAGTCCGGCCTGGTCGTGGCGGCGCCCGACTGGCTGGCACGCTGGCAGGCCGCCGAGCAGCGGATCGCCGCCCTTGCCGAGGCCCATCTCGACGCGGCGCCCTGGGGCGAGGCCCATCTGATCCGCACGTTGGTCGCCGAACTGCCGGTGGGCGACGCCCTGCTCTGCGCCAACTCGCTGCCGATCCGCCAACTCGACACCTGGTCCGGGACCCGCGCCACACCGCTGACGGTCTTCAGCAACCGCGGCGCGAGCGGCATCGACGGACAGGCCTCGACCCTCGCCGGCCTCAACGCCGCCGGCGTGCCGACCTGGGGCCTGCTCGGCGACCTGTCGCTGTGCCACGACCTGAGCGGGTTACTGCTCGGCCGGCACTTCGCGCGGCCCCTGCTCGTCATCAACAACGGCGGGGGCCGCATCTTCGACTACCTGCCGCAGCGCGCGCTGCCCGAACTCGCCACCTACTGGCGCACGCCGCTGCCGCTCGATCTCGGCGAGCTGGCCCACACCTTCGGCCTGCCGTACAGACGCGTCGAGGACGACGCCGGCCTGCGCCAAGTCCTCGCAGCGGCACGCAGCGGCGACGATCGCAGTCTGGTCGAGGTGCGCATCGATGCCGCCTGCAGCCAGGCGAGTCAGGAGGCCTTCTGGCGACGCATCGCCGCGCCAGCATCCCCGTGACGGTGGCGGTGCTGGTCAAACGCGTCGTCGCGCTCGAAAATGGGCCTTCGAACGACCGTCACGCCGCTTAGCGGCGCGCGGCTCGCCAACGTCCAGCCAATCGAGGTAAACATCCGGTGCAGTCCTTAGACCAGGAATCCTCCCCCGCCGCGACCCGGGCCATCGCCTGGGAGACCCCAGCCGACCTGCCCTACGAGGACGTCCTCTATCAACAGGCCGAAGGGATCGCCAAGATCACGATCAACCGCCCCGAGGTCCGCAACGCCTTCCGCCCGGAGACGGTGCGCGAGCTGATCGATGCCTTCCACCGCGCCCACATGGATGCGCAGATCGGGGTCATCATCCTCACCGGGGCTGGCGATCTCGCCTTCTGCTCTGGCGGCGATCAGCGCATCCGGGGCGACGAGGGCTACCGTGACGGTGCCGGCATCCAGCACCTGAACGTCCTCGAACTCCAGCGCCAGATCCGCACGCTGCCGAAGCCAGTCGTCGCGATGGTCGCCGGCTATGCGATCGGCGGTGGCCACGTCCTGCACCTGATCTGCGATCTGAGCATCGCCGCCGACAACGCCCGCTTCGGCCAGACCGGCCCGCGCGTCGGCAGCTTCGATGCCGGCTTCGGTGCCGGGCTTTTGGCGCGCACCGTGGGGCTCAAGAAGGCCAAGGAGATCTGGCTGCTGTGCCGCCAGTACGACGCCGAGGAGGCCCTCGCGATGGGTCTGGTCAACACCGTCGTCCCGCTCTGCGACCTGGAGGCCGTGACCGTCGCCTGGTGCCGCGAGATGCTCAAGCTCTCGCCGACGGCGTTGCGGGTGCTGAAGTCTGCCTTCAACGCCGATACCGACGGCCTGGCCGGGATCCAGGAACTGGCCGGCAACACGACTGCCCTCTTCTATATGACGGCCGAGGGCCGCGAGGGCCGCGACGCCTTCCTCGAGAAGCGGGCGCCCGATTTCCAGAAGTTCCCGCGGCGGCCCTGACCATGTCGGTACCTGCCCACACCCTCGGCCACTGGATCGCGGCGGCCCGCCCCAAGACGCTGCCGCTGGCGGTCACGCCCGTCGTCGCCGGCATCATTCTGGCCGTCGCCGAGACCGGGCATATGGCCATCGTCACGGCCATCTTGACCCTGCTCACCGCGGTCAGCATCCAGATCGCGACCAACCTGCACAATGACGTCGCCGACTTCGAGCGCGGCGCCGACACCGCCGACCGCCTCGGCCCGCCGCGGGCCACCGCCCAGGGCTGGCTCAGCGTTCGCCAAGTCAAGACCGGCGCCCACCTGGCCTTCCTGACCGCCTTCGTCCTCGGCCTCCTCCTCGCCTGGCGCGGCGGCCTGCCGATCCTCCTGCTCGGACTCGCCTCGCTCGCCTCCGGATACGCCTACACCGGCGGGCCGCGACCGATCGCCTATGGGCCTTTCGGCGAACTCTTCGTCCTGGCCTTCTTCGGCGTCGCCGCCGTCGCTGGGACCTACTACCTACAGACGCTGACGCTAGCCGTGACCCCGCTCGCAGTCGGTGTGGCGGTCGGTCTACCGTCGGCGGCGGTGCTGATGCTGAACAACTACCGCGACCTGGAAACCGACCGTCGCGCCGGGCGTCGTACCCTCGCCCACTACCTGGGACCGGCCGGCTCACGCGTGGCCTACGCGGCCCTGCTGCTCGGACCGCTGCCGATCCTCGTCGCGGCCGACCTCCCGGGGCGCGATTGGCCGCTGCTCGCCGCCCCGCTGCTCGCGCTGCCCCTGATCGCGCGCGTCCATGGTGGCGCCAGCGGGGGCGCGATCAACGCCCTGCTCGGGCAAACGGCGCGCTACCAGATGGCGTTGATACTCCTGCTCGCGATCGGCCTGGGCCTGCCGACGAGCGAATGATCCTAGAAGCGGCAGTTGGACGGCCTCCGAGGTGCGTCCCGTGGGGTGTCCGGCAAGGCACCGGGAGGCGCAATAGCCGAGCTATTGCAACGCGTTGTAACACCGCCGGACGCCGCGCGGGGCGTGCCTCGGGGGTCGTAGCGCTCTTCACCCAGCCGGTGAACCCGAGTTGCGCAAAGATTCGAGCCGATTTCAGCGACTTGAATCGATCGCGAAGCGGTCAACTGCCGCTTCTAGGATGATCGAACGCTGCGACCTCCTGCCGTACCGGCTGCCCCTCCGCCAGCCGTGGCGGAGCGCTCGCGGCTCGGTTGCCGAACGACACGGCTGGCTGGTGCGCATGACGGCTACAGGGCGAAACGGCTTCGGCGACTGCTCGCCGCTGCCGGCCGCCGGCACCGAGCTACCCGAGCAGGCTGCTGCGGCCCTGACATCCTGGCAAGCGGGCCTGGTCGGGCGATCGCCACAGGGTGCGCTCGCCTGGCTCGCCGATCACCCGACGCCGGCCCCGGCGGCGCGCTTCGCCATCGAGTCGGCCCTCCTCGATCTGCTCGCCCAGGCACGCGGCCTGGCGCTGCGGTTTTGGCTGACACCGGAGGCGAACGATCGGGTGGCCGTCAATACGATGCTCGGGGGACTCGACGCGATCACCCCGGAGGCCATCGAGACCGCCGGCGACGCCGGCTTTCGGGTGTTGAAGGTGAAGATCGGACTCGCCGAGCCGAACGCCGAGCTGGCACGCTTGCAAGCGTTGGCCGGAGCCCTGCCACCGTCGGTCAGGCTGCGCCTCGACGCGAACGGTGCCTGGACCATGGTCGATGCGACGCGGTTCCTCGACGTCGCCGCCGCGCTGCCGATTGAGGCCATCGAGGAGCCGCTACGCGAGCCACGCAGCGCCGATTTGCGTACCCTGCAGGCTCGCGCGCCCTTTCCGCTCGCACTCGATGAGTCGCTGCAACGCCCGGACTTCAACGCGGCCCTGGTCGGCGATCCGTCGGAGTTGCCGGTGCGGCGCCTGGTCCTGAAGCCGGCCGTGATCGGCGGCCTGCAAGCGACCCGGATGATCGCCGAGCGCGCGATCGCTGTCGGCCTCGAGGTGGTCGTCACCAGCCTGATCGAATCGGCGGCCGGGCTCTGGCCGACCGCACAACTCGCGGCCTCCCTACCGGGACAGCCGGCGCATGGACTGGCGACCGCGGTCTGGCTGCGCCGCGACCTCGGCGAGGCACCGCGCATCGAGCATGGCGAGATCGTGTTGCCCGAGCGACCCGGCAGCGGCTTTCGGCCATCGGCCCAGACGCGCCACGCGGCGCCGGGAGAGACACTGCGATGACATTCGCCACCCGCTGCCAGCATCGCTTCGAGGTCCATCTGCACGACACGGATGCCGCTGGCGTGATGTTCTACGGGCACCTCTTCCGCCATGCCCACGATGCCTACGAGGCCTTCATGGCCGAGCTCGGGTTCCCGCTCGCGCGGCTGATCCGAGCAGCGCAATGGCACCTGCCCCTGGTCCACGCAGAGGCCGATTACGAGGGGGCGATGCGCCACGGGGATCGCATCTTGGTGGATGTGGCGGTCGAGGTGGTCGGGCGCCGCGCCTTCACCCTGGGCTATCGCTTCGTCGGTAACGATGGACTGCGGCTCGCGAGCGCCCGGACCGTCCACGCGTGCGCCGCCGCAAACGGCGGCGGTAGTCACCCGCTGCCCGAGGACCTGCGCACGGCCCTGCTCGGCGAAGCCGACCCATCGACGGGACAGGTCTAGCGGTCAGCTGACCAGGCGCCCGTAGATGGCGACGAGCCGGCGCATACGCGCCGGCAGATCCGACGGGACGCTCGACCAGTCGAAGCGCCACTGCCAATTCTTCGCATCGACGGTCCCGGGGGTATTCATCCGGTGGGCCGAGTCGAGTCCCAGGATGTCCTGCATCGGCACGACCGCCAGGTGGGCACGCGAGGCGAACGCGCAACGCACGAGTGGCCAGGGCATCGGCTCGGCCGGGCGCCCCAGGTACTCGCCGACATAGGCACGCTCGGCATCGCTCAGCGATTCATACCAGCCGAGCGTCGTATCGTTGTCGTGGGTGCCGGTATAGACGACCGAGTCGCGATCGTGGTGGAAGGGCAGGTAAGGATTGGCGGCCCCGCCCGAGAAGGCGAACTGGAGGACCTTCATGCCCGGCAGCCGGAAGCGCTTACGCAGCGCTTCGACCTCCTCGGTGATCAGCCCCAGGTCCTCGGCGATCAGCGGGATCTGGCCGAAGTACTGGTTGAGCCGCGAGAACAGGGCCGCACCGGGTGCCTTGACCCAGCGCCCGTGAATCGCATAGGTCTCGCCCGCCGGGATCTCCCAGTAGGCCTCGAAACCGCGGAAGTGATCGATCCGCACCATGTGGAATAGGCGTAGCTGAGTGCGGATGCGATCGATCCAGAACCGGAAACCGTCGTTGACCATCTCCTGCCAGCGATAGAGCGGATTGCCCCAGCGCTGGCCGGTCGCCGAAAAATAGTCCGGCGGCACCCCGGCGACGACCCGCGTGGTCCCGTCGGGATTGAGATCGAAGTCCTGCGGACGGGCCCAGACCTCGGCGCTGTCGTGGGCGACGAAGATCGGCATGTCGCCGAAGAGACGGATCCCACGGGCCTCGGCATAGGCGCGCAACGTCTGCCACTGGCTGAAGAACAGGTACTGCTCGAAGACGATGAAATCGATCTCGGCCGAGAGCCGTGCCCGCGCCGCCGCAAGGTCCTGCGGGTCGCGATGGCGTAGCGCATCGGGCCAATGCCACCAGCACTGACCGATCTCCTGGCGCAGCGCCCAGAAGAGCGACCAGTCCTCGAGCCAATAGGAGTGCTCGGCGACGAAGCGCTCGAGTCCCTGCCGATCGCTCGTGTCGCCCGCCTCTTGGAAGCGGCCGTAGGCGAGGCTCAGGGCCCGCGCCTTGCCCTCATCACTGCCCTGGAGCGCCGCAAGCTCCTCGGCCTGAAGCCAGCCCTGCTCCACCAATGGCTCCAGTGCGATCAGGCGCCAGCTCCCGGCATGGGCGGAACTCGTCTGGTATGGCGAAAGCTCGCGCTGAGTCGGTCCGACCGGCAACATCTGCCAGACCGAGATGCCGCAGTCGGCGAGGAAATCGACGTAGTTGCGCGCCGGCATCCCGAGGTCGCCGCAGGGGCCCGGCCCCGGCAGGGAGGTCAGGTGCAGCAAGGCGCCGGCGCGACGCTGGTCTTGGCTAGCGGAAGGGGGTGTGTCTTCGATAAGCATCAGGGCGAGTTTTCATTACCGATCGAACGTCAGCTCTCCCGCCCCGGCCCGTTCGCCGGCGTCGCTCACCGGCAAGAAAGGAACGCCGCCCAGAGGCGTAGGCATGCCGAGCACGGCTCGGCTCAACGAAGTATGTTGATGTGTTGGCCGAGCATGTCCGGCGTGACCAGGGTCACCCCGCCCGGCGAGACATAGAAGCCAGCGGCACGATCGGCATCGGGATCGACGCCGATTTGGGTCCCTTCCTTGACCTCGCAGAAGCGATCGATCACGGCATTGCGAATCTCGCAGTTGCGGCCGATGTCGACGTCGGGCAGGACGACGGCACCCTCGACATAGGCGAACGAGTTGACCCGCACATTGGAGAAGAGCAGCGAATGGCGCACCGTCGCCCCCGAGATGATGCAGCCCCCGGAGACCATCGAGTCGACGGCCATACCGCGGCGATCCTCATCGTCGAAGACGAACTTGGCCGGCGGCAGCTGCACCTGGTAGGTCCAGATCGACCAGGCGGTGTCGTAAAGATTCAGCGGCGGGGTCACGCCGATCAGCTCCTGGTTGGCCTCCCAGAAGGCATCGACGGTACCCACGTCGCGCCAATAGGCCTGCACGCCGCTGCGCGGATCGACGAAGGGATAGGCCAGTACCCGATAGCGTCCGATGATCTTCGGGATGATGTCCTTACCGAAATCATGGCTGGAACCCTGGGTGTCGGCGTCCTTGAAGAGTTGCTCGAAGAGGAAGTCGCGATTGAAGATATAGATCCCCATCGAAGCCAAGCAGGTGTCGGGACTGCCTGGGATCGTCGGCGGATCCTGCGGCTTCTCCTGGAACTCGACGACGCGGCGGTTGCCGTCGACGGCCAACACGCCGAACTCCCGGGCGCGCGCCTTCTCGACCTCAATGCAGCCGATGGTCAGATCGGCACCGGACTCGACGTGGGAGGCGAGCATCACACCGTAATCCATCTTGTAGACGTGGTCGCCAGCCAGGATCAGGACATAGTCCGGGGCGTGATTGCGGATGATGTCGACGTTCTGGTAGACGGCGTCGGCGGTACCGGCGTACCAGGTGGTATCACGGCCGCGCTCGATGCGCTGCTGGGCCGGCCAGAGCTCGACGAATTCACCGAACTCGCCGCGCAGAAAGCTCCAACCCTTCTGGATATGCAGGATCAGCGAGTGGGCCTTGTACTGGGTCAGCACGCCGATCCGGCGAATCCCCGAGTTGATGCAGTTCGACAGCGGGAAATCGATGATGCGGAACTTGCCCCCGAAGTGCACGGCCGGCTTGGCGCGCCAAGCGGTCAGGTGCATCAGACGCGATCCGCGACCGCCCGCCAGAATGAGCGCCAGGGTGTTGCGAGTCAGACGACTGTGGAACGGAGATTTCGGATCCGGCATAGCCCTTTACCTCTTCGGCAGGTGCGGATGGACAAGAGGTGCTTCCGCTGTGTCGAGGCGGCGGCGACAGCCCAAATTATCGGTGAACAGCCTACCGTGGCGCAGCCGCGGCGCAAAGGCCAGCGCCGTCGCGATCCCGGAAAGCCACGCCTCAGCTCATGGGCCTTATGGTACCATCACCGCGATCCGCCAAGTGTGGTTTCAGGTCGCGCCACACCATGCCGGGAGATCGCCTCGGCGACGCGCCAGCGCCTAACGCAACGCCGTCGCACCGCGGTCCCGTCCGTGCGTCGTCGCCTGCGATGGGCGCGGCCCTGCAGCAGCTCCAACGCACAGGAATCCGTCCAACATGCCCAGTTCGAACGACACCGCGGCGCGGCTCCCCGATCCGCTCCAGCGCCTCATCGAGGCCCGTCACCACGACCCATTCCACGTGCTGGGCCGCCATGTCGACGGCGACAAGGCCGAGGTCTTGGCCTTCCTCCCCCGTGCCGAGCGGGTGCGCATCATCGAGGGCGACGTCGAACTCGAGCGCATCCCGGGCACGGCCCTGTTCCGCTGGGAGGGCGAGAGCGACCGAGTTCCCGAGCGCTACCGGCTGCATTGGTACGATGCCGCCGGGACCATCCACCATATCCACGATCCCTACTGCTTCCCGCCGCAGCTCGGCGACCTGGATCTCCACCTCTTCGGCGAGGGGCACCACTGGCACCTCTACCGGGTCCTCGGTGCACATCCGCACAATGCCGATGGGATCACCGGGATCCTCTTCGCGGTCTGGGCCCCCAACGCCGCGCGCGTCAGCGTCGTCGGCGACTTCAACGATTGGGACGGGCGCACCCACCCGATGCGCGCGCGCGGTGGCTCCGGCGTCTGGGAACTGTTCGTGCCCGAGGCCCCGGTCGGAAGCTATTACAAGTTCGAGATCCGTGACCAGCAAGGGCACATGCACGTCAAGGCCGACCCCTTCGCCCACGCCTTCCAGGTCCGCCCCAGCACAGCGGGCATCATCTGCGGGCCGAACGAATACCGCTGGCAGGATGACGAGTGGCTGGCGGCGCGCAGCACGGCCGACTGGCAGCACCAGCCGATGTCGGTCTACGAGGTCCACCTCGGCTCGTGGCAGAAGGATGCCGATGGGCATTTCCTGAACTATCGGGAGATCGCGACGCGGCTGGCCGACTATGTCGGCGAGATGGGCTTCACCCACATCGAGCTGCTGCCGATCACCGAACACCCGTTCGACGGCTCTTGGGGCTACCAGACCACCGGCTATTTCGCCCCGACGAGTCGTTTCGGCAGTCCGGACGATTTCCGCTTCTTCGTCGACTACCTTCACCGCCGGGGCATCGGCGTCCTGCTCGACTGGGTCCCGGCCCACTTCCCGAAGGACGCCTTCGCGCTGGCCCGCTACGACGGCACCGCGCTCTACGAGCACGCCGACCCGCGCCAGGGCGAACACCGCGACTGGGGGACGCTGATCTTCAACTACGGTCGCAACGAAGTAAGAAACTTCCTCCTCGCGAGCGCCCTGTACTGGCTGGAGGAATTCCACATCGACGGCCTGCGCGTCGATGCCGTCGCCTCGATGCTGTACCTGGACTACTCCCGCAAACCCGGGGACTGGATTCCGAACAAGTACGGGGGCAACGAGAACCTCGATGCGGTCGAGTTCCTGCGCGAGCTGAACGTCGTGACCCACGAACAGCACCCCGGAACACTGATGATTGCCGAGGAGTCGACCTCCTGGCCGTCGGTGTCACGCCCGACCTATCTTGGCGGCCTGGGCTTCAGCATGAAGTGGAACATGGGCTGGATGCATGACACGCTGACCTACATGGCGAAAGACCCCATCTATCGCCACTACCACCACGATCAGCTGACTTTCGGCCTGCTCTACGCCTTCACCGAGAACTTCGTCCTGCCCTTCTCCCACGATGAGGTGGTCCACGGCAAGCGCTCGATGCTCGACAAGATGCCCGGCGACGCCTGGCAAAAGTTCGCCTCGTTGCGTCTGCTCTACACCTACATGTTCACCTATCCGGGCAAGAAGCTCCTGTTCATGGGCTGCGAGTTCGCCCACGGGCGGGAGTGGAACGTCGCCACGACGCTTGACTGGGAACTGCTCGAACGCCCCCAGCACCAAGGCGTGCGCCGACTGGTCTCCGACATCAACCAGCTGCACCGTGTCCTGCCGGCGCTCCACGAGTTGGACTTCGACAGCACCGGCTTCGAGTGGATCGATTGCCACGACAATTCGCAGTCGATCTTGAGCTACTTGCGCAAGGACCGCACCGGTGAAGGCATCGCCATCGTCGTGCTCAACTTCACGCCAGTGCCGCGCGAAGGCTATCGCATCGGCGTGCCGCTGGCCGGCTTCTACCGCGAGGCGCTGAGTTCGGACGCCGAACTCTACGGCGGCTGCAATGTCGGCAACCAGGGTGGGATCGAGTCGGATCCGATTGCCTGGATGGGCCGCCCGCACTCGCTGGTGATGCAGCTCCCACCGCTCGGTGGCGTGGTGCTGGTCTACGAGCCGCGATCGGTGGAACCGGCATTAACCGAGGCGAGCGGAACCTCGGACACGGCCCAAGAGGCCCTGCCCGCCGGTCCATCACGGTCGGCACCAGCACAACCCGACTGAGGGACCGCCACCGCGGCGGCCCCAGTCGTTCGCCCTAGTCGTTCGTCAGCGGGGCTCCCGGGAGAGAGACGCGGGAACCCCCAAGGCCGTCGGGACACCGACGGCCTAGTCACCCGTCAGAGCGGCGTGACGTTCTCGGCCTGCGGCCCCTTCGGGCCCTGGGTCACGACCATCGTGACCTGCTGCCCTTCGGCCAGCGTCCTGCGCCCCCCGCCGTTGATGGCACTGTAATGCACGAAGACATCCTTGCCTCCCTCGCGCTCGATAAAACCAAAGCCCTTCTCGTCATTGAACCACTTGACGGTGCCAGTCACCAAATCTGACATATCGACCTCATCACCTTGACGCGCCACCCACGGCGGCATTGCTCGAATCATCCCGACTTGCAGACCAGCCCCATTAGCCTTCGGCGATCCCCCGGCCCATCGTCAGACGCGTCCTTGCCGTTCCCCGCCAAATCGCAGATACGCCGACGCTGCGGCAGGGCGCACATGCCGAGGTCTTCAGGGCCGTAATCGTCGAGATGATGAAGAAGAGGCTTGACGGTGCGATAAACCGGGTCGCTTACCGGCGGTGCAGGGCTGGCTGGCTTTAAATCTTCGCACGAGTCCTGCATCAATGCAAAGCCCAAGAAGGGTTGTCTAGCCAATCACCCGCCGACGCCCGACGGCGGGCACTCATCTGCCCCCACCTCAAGCCGCGCCATCGCCCCCGGGGCCGCGCTTAAGCTGGAGCAGGGGCTCCACCAGATCCATCGGCAGCGGGAAGACGATCGTCGAGGACTTGTCGCCAGCCACCGAGGTCAGCGTCTCGAGATAACGCAACTGCAGGGCTTGCGGCTGCTGGGCGAGGATCCGCGCTGCCTCCATGAGCTTCTCCGCCGCCTGCTGCTCACCCTCGGCGTGAATGACCTTGGCGCGCCGCGAACGTTCGGCCTCGGCCTGGCGGGCGATCGCGCGGATCATGCTCTCATCGAGGTCGACATGCTTGATTTCGACATTGGCCACCTTGATGCCCCAAGCATCGGTCTGGCTGTCCAGGATATTGCGCACGTCGTCGTTGAGCTTGTCGCGCTCGGCGAGCATCTCGTCGAGCTCGTGTTGGCCAAGGACCGAGCGCAGCGTCGTTTGGGCGAGCTGGCTGGTGGCGGCCAGATAGTCCTCGACCTGGATGATGGCCCGCTCCGGATCGATGACGCGGAAGTAGACGACCGCGTTGACCTTGACGGAGACGTTGTCGCGAGAGATCACGTCCTGGCTCGGCACGTCCATGACGATGACCCGCAGGTCGACCTTGACCATCTGCTGCAAGATCGGGATCAACAGGATCAGGCCTGGCCC
This portion of the Thioflavicoccus mobilis 8321 genome encodes:
- a CDS encoding slipin family protein → MPFEVVAFILVVVIAFFASAIRILREYDRGVVFTLGRFTSVKGPGLILLIPILQQMVKVDLRVIVMDVPSQDVISRDNVSVKVNAVVYFRVIDPERAIIQVEDYLAATSQLAQTTLRSVLGQHELDEMLAERDKLNDDVRNILDSQTDAWGIKVANVEIKHVDLDESMIRAIARQAEAERSRRAKVIHAEGEQQAAEKLMEAARILAQQPQALQLRYLETLTSVAGDKSSTIVFPLPMDLVEPLLQLKRGPGGDGAA
- the glgB gene encoding 1,4-alpha-glucan branching protein GlgB produces the protein MPSSNDTAARLPDPLQRLIEARHHDPFHVLGRHVDGDKAEVLAFLPRAERVRIIEGDVELERIPGTALFRWEGESDRVPERYRLHWYDAAGTIHHIHDPYCFPPQLGDLDLHLFGEGHHWHLYRVLGAHPHNADGITGILFAVWAPNAARVSVVGDFNDWDGRTHPMRARGGSGVWELFVPEAPVGSYYKFEIRDQQGHMHVKADPFAHAFQVRPSTAGIICGPNEYRWQDDEWLAARSTADWQHQPMSVYEVHLGSWQKDADGHFLNYREIATRLADYVGEMGFTHIELLPITEHPFDGSWGYQTTGYFAPTSRFGSPDDFRFFVDYLHRRGIGVLLDWVPAHFPKDAFALARYDGTALYEHADPRQGEHRDWGTLIFNYGRNEVRNFLLASALYWLEEFHIDGLRVDAVASMLYLDYSRKPGDWIPNKYGGNENLDAVEFLRELNVVTHEQHPGTLMIAEESTSWPSVSRPTYLGGLGFSMKWNMGWMHDTLTYMAKDPIYRHYHHDQLTFGLLYAFTENFVLPFSHDEVVHGKRSMLDKMPGDAWQKFASLRLLYTYMFTYPGKKLLFMGCEFAHGREWNVATTLDWELLERPQHQGVRRLVSDINQLHRVLPALHELDFDSTGFEWIDCHDNSQSILSYLRKDRTGEGIAIVVLNFTPVPREGYRIGVPLAGFYREALSSDAELYGGCNVGNQGGIESDPIAWMGRPHSLVMQLPPLGGVVLVYEPRSVEPALTEASGTSDTAQEALPAGPSRSAPAQPD
- a CDS encoding cold-shock protein, giving the protein MSDLVTGTVKWFNDEKGFGFIEREGGKDVFVHYSAINGGGRRTLAEGQQVTMVVTQGPKGPQAENVTPL